The Streptomyces sp. Je 1-332 genome has a window encoding:
- the blsE gene encoding cytosylglucuronate decarboxylase translates to MTERQRYLFVRLLEACNADCFMCEFALSRDTFRFSLEDFAELLPKARAAGVGYVRFTGGEPLMHQDVVELVRAGTDAGMKMSMITNGMMLPKKAPRLADAGLAQVIVSLDGGSAATHDVYRRSPGMFDNGLRGLRDAAALGVLPRVNTVVGPHNYTEMPDLQKVLTEAGVKQWELSALKLERSITYPDPDHVRAVCDPIYDADPGSLLVPLGKRFYGDTPEEQERYFAESLTPRASEPLCHVVDDVIYIDGKYGRMYACSCLPHREGEDLGGAPLREGGAIHLDTPVFRTHADFFRERGPDMCGGCSTTAAGYSDDVARLGVAAPWQY, encoded by the coding sequence ATGACTGAGCGTCAGCGCTATCTCTTCGTCAGGCTCCTGGAAGCCTGCAACGCGGACTGCTTCATGTGCGAGTTCGCGCTCTCCCGTGACACCTTCCGCTTCTCGCTCGAGGACTTCGCCGAACTGCTGCCGAAGGCCCGCGCGGCCGGCGTGGGCTATGTACGGTTCACCGGCGGCGAACCCCTCATGCATCAGGACGTCGTCGAGCTGGTACGGGCGGGCACGGACGCGGGCATGAAGATGTCCATGATCACCAACGGCATGATGCTGCCGAAGAAGGCTCCGCGGCTCGCCGATGCGGGGCTCGCCCAGGTGATCGTCAGTCTCGACGGCGGCTCCGCGGCGACCCACGACGTCTACCGGCGTTCCCCCGGCATGTTCGACAACGGCCTGCGAGGGCTGCGCGACGCCGCAGCACTTGGCGTCCTGCCCCGGGTCAACACCGTGGTCGGGCCGCACAACTACACGGAGATGCCGGACCTGCAGAAGGTGCTCACCGAGGCCGGCGTCAAGCAATGGGAGCTCTCCGCGCTGAAGTTGGAGCGCTCCATCACCTACCCCGATCCCGATCACGTGCGCGCGGTCTGCGACCCGATCTACGACGCGGATCCCGGCTCCCTCCTCGTGCCGCTCGGCAAGCGCTTCTACGGAGACACCCCGGAGGAGCAGGAGCGCTATTTCGCCGAGTCACTGACCCCGCGGGCCTCGGAGCCGCTCTGCCACGTCGTGGACGACGTGATCTACATCGACGGCAAGTACGGCCGCATGTACGCCTGCAGCTGCCTCCCGCACCGGGAAGGGGAGGACCTGGGCGGTGCCCCGCTGCGCGAAGGCGGCGCCATCCACCTGGACACACCGGTCTTCCGTACCCACGCGGACTTCTTCCGCGAGCGGGGACCCGACATGTGCGGCGGCTGCTCCACGACGGCCGCCGGCTACAGCGACGACGTCGCCCGGCTCGGGGTGGCGGCGCCGTGGCAGTACTGA
- a CDS encoding LysR family transcriptional regulator: MNLARLDLNLVVALRALLEERNVTRAGERVGISQPAMSAALARLRRHFDDDLLARVGGHYELTALGQVLLDRTSTAYDLLERLFASQAHFDPARERREFKLVASDYAVAVFGAELARVVHEEAPGIRLRFTQTPATVVDDTAALLSATDGLLMPHGVISDFPATDLYADRWVFLVADDHPDVGDHLTREDLARLPWVTYQRTYDAPAVRQLGMLGVEPRAEVSVDNFQLLPLMVAGTRRIALVQARLARLFAPVTAVRVLEPPYDAVPLREALWWHPVHTHDAGHIWLRETAARVGGRMIDSRTLD, from the coding sequence GTGAATCTGGCCCGCCTCGACCTCAACCTCGTCGTCGCCCTCCGTGCGCTCCTCGAAGAGCGCAACGTCACCCGCGCGGGGGAGCGCGTCGGCATCAGCCAGCCCGCGATGAGCGCGGCCCTGGCCCGGCTGCGCCGGCACTTCGACGACGACCTGCTCGCGCGCGTCGGCGGCCACTACGAACTCACCGCCCTCGGCCAGGTCCTCCTCGACCGCACCTCCACCGCGTACGACCTGCTGGAGCGCCTCTTCGCCAGCCAGGCCCACTTCGACCCGGCAAGGGAGCGCCGCGAGTTCAAGCTCGTGGCCTCCGACTACGCCGTCGCCGTCTTCGGCGCCGAACTCGCCCGCGTCGTGCACGAGGAGGCCCCCGGCATCCGGCTGCGCTTCACCCAGACCCCGGCCACCGTGGTCGACGACACCGCCGCCCTCCTGAGCGCCACCGACGGCCTGCTCATGCCGCACGGCGTCATCAGCGACTTTCCCGCCACCGACCTCTACGCGGACCGGTGGGTCTTCCTCGTCGCGGACGACCACCCCGACGTCGGCGACCACCTCACCCGCGAGGACCTGGCCCGGCTGCCCTGGGTCACCTACCAGCGCACCTACGACGCGCCGGCCGTGCGCCAACTCGGCATGCTCGGCGTCGAACCCCGGGCGGAGGTGTCGGTCGACAACTTCCAGCTGCTGCCGCTCATGGTCGCGGGCACCCGGCGCATCGCTCTCGTACAGGCCCGCCTGGCCCGGCTGTTCGCGCCGGTCACCGCCGTGCGCGTCCTGGAGCCGCCCTACGACGCGGTTCCGCTGCGGGAGGCCCTGTGGTGGCATCCCGTGCACACCCACGACGCGGGCCACATCTGGCTGCGCGAGACAGCGGCACGCGTCGGTGGTCGCATGATCGATTCCCGCACCCTCGACTGA
- the blsG gene encoding arginine 2,3-aminomutase, translating into MYRTPGATDADRHPLPDRPGIPGITEAEWNDWRWHMRKRVTSVDKARQWINLTADEERAIEKSAGKYRWSVTPYYASLMDPDDPTCPIRQQAVPALGELAEFSGAEVDPVGDMFYRKTNRVVHKYPDRVIMLITEACPVYCRHCTRKFHTTDVDGSYFRDNEGESFEEDLRYIAEHPEIRDVLLTGGDPLSYRDGKLEEIISGLRAIPSVEIIRIGSRFPVLLPQRVTDELCEMLARYHPVWLNTHFNHPKEITPESAAAVDRLLRHGIPVGNQTVLLRGVNDDVTTMRTLMTELLRIRVRPYYLYHCDNVTGVSHFMTSIEKGWEIMEGLQGHITGFGVPQYVLTTKIGKIPIAQPYFSRVPEGLLLRNYRGQEMVVDASVHPVTEADAT; encoded by the coding sequence ATGTACCGCACTCCCGGAGCCACAGACGCGGACCGCCACCCCCTACCGGACCGGCCGGGAATTCCCGGGATCACCGAGGCGGAGTGGAACGACTGGCGCTGGCACATGCGCAAGCGTGTCACCAGCGTCGACAAGGCACGGCAATGGATCAACCTCACCGCCGACGAGGAACGAGCCATCGAGAAATCGGCGGGCAAGTACCGCTGGAGCGTCACCCCCTACTACGCGTCCCTGATGGACCCGGACGACCCCACCTGCCCGATCCGGCAGCAGGCCGTACCCGCGCTCGGCGAGCTCGCGGAGTTCAGCGGCGCCGAGGTCGACCCCGTGGGCGACATGTTCTACCGCAAGACGAACCGGGTGGTGCACAAGTACCCGGACCGCGTGATCATGCTGATCACCGAGGCCTGCCCGGTCTACTGCCGGCACTGCACGCGCAAGTTCCACACCACCGACGTCGACGGCAGCTACTTCCGGGACAACGAGGGCGAGTCCTTCGAGGAGGACCTGCGCTACATCGCCGAACACCCCGAGATCCGGGACGTCCTGCTCACCGGCGGCGACCCGCTGTCGTACCGGGACGGCAAACTGGAGGAGATCATCTCCGGCCTCCGGGCGATCCCCAGCGTCGAGATCATCCGGATCGGCAGCCGCTTCCCCGTCCTGCTGCCCCAGCGCGTCACGGACGAGCTGTGCGAGATGCTCGCGCGCTACCACCCGGTCTGGCTCAACACGCACTTCAACCACCCGAAGGAGATCACCCCCGAGTCGGCGGCCGCGGTCGACCGGCTGCTGCGCCACGGCATCCCTGTGGGGAACCAGACCGTGCTCCTTCGCGGCGTGAACGACGACGTCACGACGATGCGCACGCTGATGACCGAGCTCCTGCGCATCCGGGTCCGGCCGTACTACCTCTACCACTGCGACAACGTCACCGGCGTGTCCCACTTCATGACCTCCATCGAGAAGGGCTGGGAAATCATGGAGGGCCTGCAGGGACACATCACCGGCTTCGGCGTCCCGCAGTACGTCCTGACGACGAAGATCGGCAAGATCCCCATCGCCCAGCCGTACTTCTCCCGCGTGCCCGAAGGCCTGCTGCTCCGCAACTACCGAGGCCAGGAGATGGTCGTCGACGCCTCGGTGCACCCCGTCACGGAGGCTGACGCGACATGA
- a CDS encoding DegT/DnrJ/EryC1/StrS family aminotransferase, with amino-acid sequence MTLDKRLGLRFLPYGANYLDWPDMHELRAAIEHGVLFRYQTETESVASRLERRVGERLGAGHVLAVHNCTEALRLALVSTRPRVGDVVHIPAVTFVSVAGAVLSSGLIPVLVDVDDSLSMDTSLIPEGAQRAIVAHMEGTVAPLPDGVPYVIEDSAQALGATFPDGRHTGTRGYAGTFSFHHNKVLTSGEGGLLVTNDPAAWETMRCYHDHGSARVPGRYPTWNEDAYYGENLVTSEEVAAIQYQQFRHLDEVLSGLERHHAIAMDALPERSGLDILPRAAGDVKISLRFRCESRELRDAAVSALTERSIANWTLNKYLLPDHPVVAGRRSLYADGFPWNLAPDTTLALSRDGFARTRDLLDRTLCVPLSPELSEAEQALAVKSVRQALEAA; translated from the coding sequence ATGACCCTCGACAAACGCCTCGGGCTGCGATTCCTCCCCTACGGCGCCAACTACCTCGACTGGCCCGACATGCACGAGCTGCGTGCGGCGATCGAGCACGGGGTCCTCTTCCGCTACCAGACGGAGACCGAGAGCGTCGCCTCGCGCCTCGAACGGCGGGTGGGGGAACGGCTCGGCGCGGGCCATGTGCTCGCGGTGCACAACTGCACCGAGGCGCTGCGGCTCGCCCTGGTCTCCACCCGCCCACGCGTCGGCGATGTCGTCCACATACCGGCGGTCACCTTCGTCTCCGTGGCGGGTGCCGTCCTCTCCAGCGGCCTCATCCCGGTCCTGGTGGACGTCGACGATTCGCTCTCCATGGACACCTCGCTGATCCCGGAAGGCGCTCAACGGGCCATCGTCGCGCACATGGAGGGCACCGTCGCGCCCCTGCCGGACGGCGTCCCGTACGTCATCGAGGACAGCGCGCAGGCGCTCGGCGCCACGTTCCCCGACGGGCGGCACACCGGGACCCGTGGCTACGCGGGAACGTTCAGCTTCCACCACAACAAGGTGCTGACGTCGGGGGAGGGCGGCCTGCTCGTCACGAACGACCCGGCCGCCTGGGAGACGATGCGCTGCTACCACGACCACGGCTCCGCACGGGTCCCCGGCCGCTACCCCACCTGGAACGAGGACGCCTACTACGGCGAGAACCTGGTCACCAGCGAGGAGGTCGCGGCGATCCAGTACCAGCAGTTCCGCCACCTCGACGAGGTGCTCTCCGGCCTTGAGCGCCACCACGCCATCGCCATGGACGCACTGCCCGAGCGCTCCGGTCTCGACATCCTGCCCCGGGCGGCGGGTGACGTGAAGATCAGTCTCCGGTTCCGTTGCGAGAGCCGGGAGTTACGCGACGCCGCCGTGTCCGCACTCACCGAGCGCTCCATCGCCAACTGGACGCTCAACAAGTACCTGTTGCCCGACCACCCCGTGGTCGCGGGCCGGCGATCGCTCTACGCCGACGGCTTCCCCTGGAACCTCGCCCCCGACACGACGCTCGCCCTCAGCCGCGACGGGTTCGCCAGAACCCGGGACCTGCTCGACCGCACCCTGTGCGTGCCGCTGTCCCCGGAGCTCTCCGAAGCCGAACAGGCCCTCGCGGTCAAGTCGGTCCGGCAGGCACTGGAGGCCGCGTGA
- the blsF gene encoding CGA synthase-related protein, translating to MAVLSPGGAATPPSGPAPRRVLLVSRDDELDSLLAGRRIAAHLGELERAEDGGGTGEGGPPPDVALVCDDDAATRRLLDLGVPVVRLCSGHRATGAPLAAEAEGALLRVHRPGWLPGPWPATPGGARTTGVLAPARMTRGRRRSGTLLLLSLWGAPAGDTEAFTSDALRQIAAEAVRRTQRCQVVCDTGVERVRAALEGMDGVRVLRAADTDVDALHAGTELLLASPTLGAVALAQARRAPLAFLPPLGDAQRDLADRVARAAPVPVAADPRAPTLWGPERPDPWSALDGAADDLRGAQRVARTLRQLSLAPL from the coding sequence GTGGCAGTACTGAGCCCCGGCGGGGCAGCCACGCCCCCGTCCGGTCCCGCCCCGCGCCGGGTGCTGCTGGTGTCGCGGGACGACGAACTCGACTCGCTGCTCGCCGGGCGGCGTATCGCCGCGCACCTGGGCGAACTTGAGAGGGCGGAAGACGGAGGCGGGACCGGTGAAGGCGGGCCGCCGCCCGACGTGGCCCTGGTCTGCGACGACGACGCCGCCACCCGCCGTCTCCTCGACCTGGGCGTACCGGTCGTGCGGCTGTGCTCGGGACACCGGGCCACCGGCGCCCCTCTGGCGGCGGAGGCCGAAGGGGCACTGCTCCGCGTACACCGTCCGGGATGGCTTCCCGGCCCCTGGCCCGCGACTCCCGGCGGCGCACGCACCACCGGCGTGCTCGCGCCCGCCCGCATGACTCGCGGGCGCCGGCGGAGCGGCACCCTGCTTCTGCTCTCACTGTGGGGCGCCCCGGCCGGGGACACGGAGGCGTTCACCTCCGACGCGCTGCGGCAGATCGCCGCGGAGGCCGTGCGCCGCACGCAGCGGTGCCAGGTGGTCTGCGACACCGGCGTCGAGCGGGTGCGTGCCGCCCTCGAAGGCATGGACGGCGTACGGGTCCTGCGCGCCGCGGACACCGACGTCGACGCCCTGCACGCCGGCACCGAACTGCTCCTGGCAAGCCCCACGTTGGGCGCGGTGGCGCTCGCCCAGGCCCGGCGCGCGCCGCTCGCCTTTCTCCCGCCGCTCGGCGACGCGCAGCGCGACCTCGCCGACCGCGTCGCCCGTGCGGCCCCCGTCCCCGTGGCCGCCGATCCGCGAGCCCCCACCCTCTGGGGCCCCGAGAGGCCGGACCCGTGGTCCGCGCTCGACGGCGCCGCGGACGACCTGCGGGGCGCACAGCGTGTCGCCCGCACCCTGCGCCAGCTCTCCCTCGCCCCCCTGTGA
- a CDS encoding hydroxymethylcytosylglucuronate/cytosylglucuronate synthase: protein MHGERPPDRRDVRDDPVTVAVAGAEFGWGSSGKLSAVLTALRERSARPLRFIGLASGLGRPLLTRHGVEHWYDLPAEVPAGERADAVAKVVEAERIEAAVVVLDGPAAVALETAGVPTVFVDSLPFLWTEGDLPELPLEVSVYCAQQCVELPQECIGVLGSVRDLRWVEAVIGAPPEVQRPRHSRPEPFRRALVNLGGLRAPGLADWTRYPEIVLPAVLEALATYGVREAHVAGNLPAELAERLRATGHAGLGVTAGPLSHAEFLDRLADCDVLLTSPGLTTLLEAGSLGVPTVCLPPQNLSQIFNGRFHSSAVHCDVRTVWPPEVFAEDEALVRRSQGEDAGLRVIYGGIAAAAEPGNAPRFVTAVRERVLEALGRASTGAAWGGLAAQVGTRGAAQVADALLDVLDVLDREPRPGPAGPTAPRTVQEGIDVHD from the coding sequence ATGCATGGTGAACGCCCTCCGGACCGGCGAGACGTCCGGGATGATCCGGTCACCGTCGCGGTCGCCGGCGCCGAGTTCGGCTGGGGCAGCTCGGGCAAGCTGAGCGCCGTCCTGACCGCGCTGCGCGAACGGTCCGCCCGACCGCTGAGGTTCATCGGCCTCGCATCGGGCCTCGGCCGCCCGCTCCTGACGCGGCACGGGGTCGAGCACTGGTACGACCTGCCGGCCGAGGTGCCCGCGGGCGAAAGGGCCGATGCCGTGGCCAAGGTCGTGGAGGCGGAGCGGATCGAGGCGGCCGTCGTCGTGCTCGACGGTCCCGCGGCCGTGGCCCTGGAGACTGCGGGCGTACCGACCGTGTTCGTGGACAGCCTGCCGTTCCTGTGGACCGAGGGCGACCTGCCCGAACTCCCGCTCGAGGTCTCCGTCTACTGCGCGCAGCAGTGCGTCGAACTGCCCCAGGAGTGCATCGGCGTCCTCGGATCCGTACGCGACCTGCGCTGGGTCGAAGCGGTGATCGGCGCTCCCCCCGAGGTGCAGCGGCCCCGGCACAGTCGCCCGGAACCGTTCCGGCGTGCCCTGGTGAACCTGGGCGGTCTGCGCGCCCCCGGCCTGGCCGACTGGACGCGCTATCCGGAGATCGTCCTGCCCGCGGTGCTCGAAGCCCTCGCAACGTACGGCGTCCGTGAGGCGCATGTGGCGGGCAACCTGCCCGCCGAACTGGCCGAGCGGCTCCGTGCGACGGGCCACGCGGGCCTCGGCGTGACGGCGGGCCCGCTCTCCCACGCCGAGTTCCTCGACCGGCTCGCCGACTGCGATGTCCTGCTGACCTCGCCGGGGCTCACCACCTTGCTGGAGGCCGGCAGCCTCGGGGTGCCCACCGTCTGCCTGCCGCCGCAGAACCTCAGCCAGATCTTCAACGGCCGCTTCCACAGCAGCGCCGTCCATTGCGACGTCAGAACCGTCTGGCCGCCGGAGGTCTTCGCCGAGGACGAGGCCCTGGTCCGCCGGTCACAGGGCGAGGACGCGGGCCTGCGGGTCATCTACGGGGGAATCGCCGCCGCCGCCGAGCCGGGCAACGCCCCGCGGTTCGTAACCGCCGTACGCGAGCGCGTACTTGAGGCCCTGGGGCGTGCGTCGACCGGCGCCGCATGGGGCGGCCTCGCCGCCCAGGTCGGCACCCGTGGCGCCGCCCAGGTGGCCGACGCCCTGCTCGACGTACTCGACGTACTCGACAGGGAGCCGCGCCCCGGCCCCGCCGGGCCCACGGCTCCGCGTACCGTCCAGGAAGGCATCGACGTACATGACTGA